The Methylomonas sp. UP202 DNA window GATACCGGTTCCACCGTCGCGCTACATCAAAATGCTGCGCGTCCGCAGCGGCTTCGACATGGCGGATAACGAAATCGTCAAACGGCTGGAACCTGGCGATCTGGTGATAACCGCCGATATTCCGTTGGCTGCCGAAGTCATCGCCAAGGGCGGTCACGCCATCGATCCGCGCGGCGAGCGCTATTCCAACGAAAACATCGGCGAAAGATTGCAAATCCGCTCGATGATGGACAGTCTGCGCGCCAGCGGTATCGACACCGGCGGTCCAGCGCCCTTGCATCCGCGAGATATTCAAGCATTCGCCAATCAATTGGACCGTTTTTTGGCGACCTTAAGCCGCGCCTGAAGGCGGTAATCATCCGCCACGCCGTTCGGCGAGGTGTTGTCGCGATCACCAGCAAGCCCCTTAGTGTTTCCGTGTCTAAGCGCTCCAACGTACCGACGTCGCGTATCGGACGCGCTAGTCTGTCGTTGGCTTTATGCCAAATCGTGTTGATCGCTGCCGGTATTCGGGCTGAATTGCCGTCGAATTGCCGGGAAG harbors:
- a CDS encoding YaiI/YqxD family protein; translated protein: MHIWVDADACPKPVKDILFRAAERCRLGTTLVANQPIPVPPSRYIKMLRVRSGFDMADNEIVKRLEPGDLVITADIPLAAEVIAKGGHAIDPRGERYSNENIGERLQIRSMMDSLRASGIDTGGPAPLHPRDIQAFANQLDRFLATLSRA